The Metamycoplasma gateae genome window below encodes:
- the rplU gene encoding 50S ribosomal protein L21, with protein MFAIIETGGKQLIVKKGDIIYIEKIEGNEGETVLFDKVLAVEDKIGTPYLEKFSVLGTIEKQGKAKKIVVYRHNAKSTHKRKLGHRQPYTKVQITEIKEK; from the coding sequence ATGTTTGCGATTATCGAAACTGGTGGTAAACAATTAATCGTTAAAAAAGGCGATATTATTTACATCGAAAAGATTGAAGGCAATGAAGGTGAAACAGTTTTATTTGACAAAGTTCTAGCTGTTGAAGATAAAATTGGTACACCTTATTTAGAAAAATTCTCTGTTTTAGGAACAATTGAAAAACAAGGTAAAGCAAAAAAAATAGTAGTTTATAGACACAACGCAAAATCAACACACAAACGTAAATTAGGTCACCGTCAACCTTATACAAAAGTACAAATTACAGAAATTAAGGAGAAATAA
- the rpmA gene encoding 50S ribosomal protein L27, producing MAHTKSGGTTSNSRDSAGRRLGVKATDGQFVSAGSIIYRQRGTKIFPGNNVGRGKDDTLYALIDGIVKFENRINRKFASVYAVEEK from the coding sequence ATGGCACATACGAAATCTGGTGGAACGACTTCTAATAGTAGAGACTCGGCCGGTAGAAGATTAGGCGTTAAAGCTACTGATGGTCAATTTGTATCAGCAGGAAGCATTATCTACAGACAAAGAGGAACAAAAATTTTCCCTGGTAACAATGTTGGAAGAGGAAAAGATGATACTCTATATGCTTTAATTGATGGAATTGTTAAATTTGAAAACAGAATTAACCGTAAATTTGCATCAGTGTATGCAGTTGAAGAAAAATAA